The Brachionichthys hirsutus isolate HB-005 chromosome 11, CSIRO-AGI_Bhir_v1, whole genome shotgun sequence genome includes a window with the following:
- the foxg1c gene encoding forkhead box protein G1c → MDLRKSSFSISSLLWRRAGVTRDRECPSPPPSHHGARPGLPEENFDNEKTQRAKAASEPVTPERGEESKKGGGAEERAKPEKPPFSYNALIMMAIRQSAGRRLTLNGIYEFIMDSFPFYRQNRQGWQNSIRHNLSLNKCFVKVPRHYDDPGKGNYWMLDPCSEDVFIGGASGKLRRRAAAGPKARLALKRGGGRRVSSDSAAGVTVAAAGPFYWPVPPFLPLQAAPARTHFGPGTYLSARLPDHVHRMDATDNNRFVQTHQEMSYIGVSCAQTRRHQMGTACAAFSASIPACTLPLPDPCSFNMISGQASYFYSHQIPCGATFGPRHGDKTSAGQFLPKDSPSDRGGCCGDYPNYCQRVRSSPPSWSWNMEK, encoded by the coding sequence ATGGACCTCCGCAAGTCCTCCTTCAGCATCAGCAGCCTGTTGTGGAGACGCGCGGGAGTGACGCGCGACCGGGAGtgcccttctcctcctccgtcccaTCACGGAGCGCGCCCCGGGCTTCCAGAGGAAAACTTTGATAACGAAAAAACGCAGCGCGCTAAAGCGGCTTCCGAACCGGTGACTCCAGAACGAGGCGAAGAATCCAAGAAGGGCGGCGGAGCAGAAGAACGCGCTAAACCGGAGAAACCTCCGTTCAGCTACAACGCGCTGATCATGATGGCGATCCGCCAGAGCGCGGGCCGGAGGCTCACGCTGAACGGCATCTACGAGTTCATCATGGACAGCTTTCCGTTCTACCGGCAGAACCGGCAAGGGTGGCAAAACTCCATCCGGCACAACCTGAGCCTCAATAAGTGTTTTGTTAAAGTCCCGCGTCACTATGACGACCCGGGCAAGGGCAACTACTGGATGCTGGACCCCTGCAGCGAGGACGTGTTCATCGGGGGGGCATCCGGGAAGCTCCGGCGCAGGGCCGCGGCTGGCCCCAAAGCCAGGCTGGCCCTAAAACGGGGAGGGGGCCGCCGGGTGTCCTCCGACAGCGCGGCCGGTGTGACCGTGGCCGCAGCGGGTCCTTTTTACTGGCCGGTGCCGCCGTTTCTGCCGCTCCAAGCCGCACCTGCGCGCACTCACTTTGGCCCGGGGACCTACCTGAGTGCGCGCCTACCCGACCACGTCCACCGGATGGACGCGACAGACAACAACAGGTTTGTGCAGACGCACCAAGAAATGTCTTATATTGGAGTCAGCTGCGCGCAAACCCGTCGCCACCAGATGGGCACCGCCTGCGCCGCGTTCTCCGCGTCCATCCCCGCGTGCACGCTGCCGCTGCCGGATCCGTGCTCCTTTAACATGATCTCCGGACAGGCCAGCTACTTTTACTCTCACCAGATACCGTGTGGCGCAACGTTTGGTCCCCGCCACGGGGATAAGACGTCTGCGGGACAATTCCTACCCAAGGACAGTCCCTCGGACCGCGGAGGATGCTGCGGTGACTATCCGAACTACTGCCAGCGGGTCAGATCCAGCCCCCCTTCGTGGTCTTGGAATATGGAGAAGTAG
- the LOC137901589 gene encoding complement C1q tumor necrosis factor-related protein 5-like, which produces MANDDGCRHGPRVAFTAKMKIEDSYPKGSEVLKFSNVVINEGGGYDPDTGIFTCPLRGSYSFMVHMTVCGKGQCAIFKNGAKVVSLRHVNHEDRLSYNSSQVASMSSMVRLEEKDAVWVNVKDQGQLDIFATEDNETSFTGYYVM; this is translated from the exons ATGGCAAATGATGATGGCTGTCGACACG GCCCTCGCGTCGCCTTCACCGCCAAGATGAAAATCGAGGACAGCTACCCAAAAGGTTCTGAAGTCCTGAAGTTTTCCAATGTGGTGATCAACGAGGGTGGGGGCTACGACCCTGACACGGGCATCTTCACCTGTCCTTTGAGGGGCTCCTACTCCTTCATGGTGCACATGACAGTTTGCGGAAAAGGACAGTGTGCTATATTCAAGAACGGAGCCAAAGTCGTGTCGTTGCGTCACGTCAACCATGAAGATCGGCTCAGTTACAACAGCAGCCAGGTGGCCAGCATGAGCAGCATGGTCAGACTGGAAGAGAAAGACGCCGTCTGGGTCAACGTGAAGGATCAGGGGCAGCTGGACATCTTCGCCACAGAGGACAATGAGACCAGCTTCACGGGGTATTACGTGATGTGA
- the LOC137901608 gene encoding complement C1q and tumor necrosis factor-related protein 9-like, producing the protein MGGFCCRVEKSGGGGKPTPEEPKTDENVVPDIPPRKVIAFTAKLNVAHSTPYHAGVLQLVDVLVNEGNGYNPETGIFTCPLEGLYHFILHMSVLGRAQCAIFKDGASLASVYHTSLPDKCCQVASISTTVRLSKGDKVWVNLWGHGRHEIIATEENDTAFVGFYLG; encoded by the exons ATGGGAGGGTTCTGCTGTCGTGTAGAGAAGTCTGGAGGCGGTG GCAAACCTACTCCGGAGGAACCAAAGACGGATGAGAATGTTGTTCCTGACATCCCACCGA GGAAAGTCATCGCCTTCACCGCCAAGCTGAACGTCGCCCACAGCACCCCCTACCACGCCGGCGTCCTGCAGCTCGTGGACGTGCTGGTCAATGAGGGAAACGGCTACAACCCCGAGACAGGGATCTTCACCTGCCCGTTGGAGGGGCTGTATCACTTCATCCTGCACATGTCGGTGCTGGGGCGGGCTCAGTGCGCCATATTTAAGGATGGAGCGAGTCTGGCGTCGGTGTATCACACTAGTCTCCCTGATAAATGCTGCCAAGTGGCCAGCATCAGCACCACGGTGCGGCTGTCAAAAGGAGACAAGGTGTGGGTTAATTTATGGGGTCACGGTCGGCACGAGATCATCGCAACAGAAGAGAACGACACTGCTTTTGTTGGCTTTTATTTAGGATAA
- the snrpd2 gene encoding small nuclear ribonucleoprotein Sm D2 has protein sequence MSLLTKPKSEMSPEELQKREEEEFNTGPLSVLTQSVKNNTQVLINCRNNKKLLGRVKAFDRHCNMVLENVKEMWTEVPKSGKGKKKSKPVNKDRYISKMFLRGDSVIIVLRNPLITGK, from the exons AT GAGTCTGTTAACGAAGCCCAAATCAGAGATGAGTCCGGAGGAACTCCAGaaacgagaggaagaggagttcaACACTGGCCCCCTGTCTGTGCTCACCCAGTCAGTGAAGAACAACACTCAGGTCCTCATCAACTGCCGCAACAACAAGAAGCTGCTCGGAAGAGTCAAGGCCTTCGACAG GCATTGTAACATGGTCTTGGAGAACGTGAAGGAGATGTGGACAGAAGTGCCGAAGAGCGGGAAGGGAAAGAAGAAGTCTAAACCGGTGAATAAGGACCGCtacatttctaaaatgttcCTGAGGGGTGACTCCGTCATCATCGTGCTGAGGAATCCTCTAATCACTGGAAAATGA
- the polr2i gene encoding DNA-directed RNA polymerase II subunit RPB9, producing the protein MRTWTVLKKEAVGVALHLVRFKVYHQRIVFQMDLDSGTYEPGFVGIRFCQECNNMLYPKEDKENRILLYACRNCDYQQEADNSCIYVNKITHEVDELTQIIADVSQDPTLPRTEDHPCPKCGHKEAVFFQSHSMKAEDAMRLYYVCTAPHCGHRWTE; encoded by the exons ATGCGCACTTGGACTGTTTTGAAGAAAGAAGCGGTCGGAGTAGCGTTACATCTAGTACGTTTCAAGGTTTACCATCAACGAATCGTTTTTCAGATGGATTTAGACTCCGGAACATACGAGCCCGGATTTGTGGGCATCCGGTTCTGTCAGGAATG CAACAATATGTTATACCCTAAAGAAGACAAGGAGAACCGTATTTTACTTTACGCG TGCAGGAACTGTGACTACCAACAAGAGGCAGACAACAGTTGTATTTATGTCAACAAGATCACCCATGAGGTCGA CGAGTTGACGCAGATAATCGCTGATGTGTCTCAAGATCCAACACTCCCGAGAACGGAGGATCACCCCTGTCCCAA ATGTGGACACAAGGAGGCGGTGTTTTTCCAGTCTCACAGTATGAAGGCTGAG GACGCCATGAGACTCTACTATGTCTGCACCGCCCCTCACTGTGGACACAGGTGGACAGAATAA
- the pglyrp5 gene encoding peptidoglycan recognition protein 5: MSREGRNRLTQRTGRKSQNSLVLNMAVVTRSQWGAAAPLRREFLKGPAQRVVIHHTATQKCTCFEECKKQLISIQRDHMTKRHFDDIGYNFLVSDDGTVFEGRGWGVVGAHAKGYNHDSVGIAFMGNFTNDTPSTESLSAVKELLSGASQEFLQKAFVLQGHRDLKSTACPGDRLYAKLPDLLPEPRGCKSPGQTALI, encoded by the exons ATGAGCCGTGAAGGTAGGAACAGACTTACCcagaggacaggaaggaagAGTCAAAACTCTCTGGTCTTGAATATGGCCGTTGTTACCCGGAGCCAATGGGGGGCGGCTGCTCCTCTGCGGAGGGAGTTTTTGAAGGGGCCTGCACAGAGGGTGGTCATACACCACACCGCCACCCAGAAATGCACCTGCTTTGAAGAGTGCAAGAAGCAGCTCATCAGCATCCAAAGAGATCACATGACCAAGAGGCACTTCGATGACATTGGGTATAA TTTTCTCGTTTCAGACGACGGGACTGTGTTCGAGGGCCGTGGCTGGGGTGTGGTGGGAGCGCACGCCAAAGGCTACAATCATGATTCAGTGGGGATTGCCTTCATGGGGAATTTTACCA atGACACCCCAAGCACAGAGTCGTTATCGGCAGTTAAAGAGCTGCTGTCTGGAGCTTCTCAAGAGTTTTTACAGAAAGCGTTTGTCCTGCAAGGGCACAGAGATCTGAAAAGCACTGCGTGTCCCGGTGACAGGCTTTACGCTAAGCTACCCGATCTACTACCCGAGCCACGGGGCTGCAAGAGTCCCGGTCAAACAGCATTAATTTAA